One Gallus gallus isolate bGalGal1 chromosome 11, bGalGal1.mat.broiler.GRCg7b, whole genome shotgun sequence DNA window includes the following coding sequences:
- the LOC769704 gene encoding fatty acyl-CoA hydrolase precursor, medium chain isoform X1 — protein sequence MATEKNTLLSLILTAGITALVATGQKAEQPEVVTKYGTARGYQFKVDAAERSVNVFLGLPFAKAPVGPLRFSEPQPPEPWKGVRDATSYPPMCLQDKVLGQFESDYVTNRKEKIILQMSEDCLYLNIYTPVSTEKQEKLPVFVWIHGGGLAFGSASPYDGSALAAFDNVVVVTIQYRLGIAGYFSTGDKYARGNWGYLDQVAALQWIQENIIHFGGDPGSVTICGESAGGISVSALVLSPLAKGLFHKAISESGTAIRTLFTDKPEEEAQRIAAASGCEKSSSAALVECLREKTEEEMEQITLKMDMTTLKLCYTSPEKCEQPSMFISSTVDGVFFPKSPRELLSEKAINAVPYIIGVNNCEFGWVIPEMMKVPDFTEGLDKEVARQVLQSSFVLSFKSVPSDIVDLVFNEYIGKAESRAQVRDGLLDAIGDHMFVFPAIEVARYHRDAGHPVYFYEFQHRPSSATGVVPEFVKADHGDEIAFVFGKPFLAGNATEEENKLSRAVMKYWTNFARNGNPNGEGLVHWPQYDLDERYLEIDLIQKAAKKLKEDKMEFWVQLTEQMRSERRREHTDL from the exons ATGGCAACTGAAAAGAACACGCTGCTGTCCTTGATTCTCACCGCCGGGATCACGGCTCTCGTAGCGACTG ggcaaaaagcagagcaacCAGAAGTGGTGACCAAATACGGGACTGCCCGAGGATACCAATTCAAAGTAGATGCGGCTGAGAGGAGTGTAAATGTCTTTCTGGGACTTCCTTTTGCTAAGGCTCCTGTTGGACCACTGAGGTTTTCTGAACCCCAGCCACCTGAGCCATGGAAAGGTGTCAGAGATGCCACTTCCTACCCACCAAT GTGTCTACAGGACAAAGTATTAGGACAGTTTGAATCAGATTATGTTAccaatagaaaagaaaaaattattctccagATGTCTGAAGATTGCTTATACCTGAATATTTACACACCTGTTTctacagaaaaacaggagaagCTGCCT gtCTTTGTGTGGATCCATGGAGGTGGATTAGCTTTTGGATCAGCATCACCCTACGATGGTTCAGCATTAGCAGCCTTTGACAACGTGGTTGTTGTGACAATTCAATACAGATTGGGTATTGCTGGATACTTTAG CACTGGTGATAAGTATGCTCGTGGTAACTGGGGGTATTTGGACCAAGTGGCAGCTCTTCAGTGGATTCAGGAAAATATCATACACTTTGGAGGAGACCCAGGATCTGTCACCATCTGTGGAGAATCTGCAGGGGGAATCAGTGTATCTGCTCTG gtcttATCTCCACTGGCAAAAGGCTTGTTCCATAAGGCCATTTCAGAGAGTGGTACTGCAATCAGGACTTTATTCACTGATAAGCCTGAGGAAGAAGCACAG AGAATTGCTGCTGCATCTGGCTGTGAAAAGTCCAGTTCCGCTGCTCTGGTTGAGTGcttgagagaaaaaacagaggaagagatgGAACAGATAACTCTAAAAATG GATATGACAACTCTGAAACTATGCTATACGTCGCCTGAGAAATGTGAACAG CCTTCCATGTTCATCAGTTCAACTGTGGATGGTGTATTTTTTCCAAAGAGCCCCAGGGAATTGCTGTCTGAAAAAGCAATCAATGCAGTCCCATATATAATAGGAGTGAATAACTGTGAATTTGGATGGGTAATTCCTGAA ATGATGAAAGTTCCTGATTTTACAGAAGGTCTGGACAAAGAAGTTGCACGTCAAGTATTACAGAGCTCATTTGTATTATCATTTAAG agtGTTCCATCTGACATTGTAGATCTCGTATTCAATGAATACATAGGCAAAGCAGAGAGCCGTGCTCAGGTGCGAGATGGCCTTCTTGATGCAATAGGGGATCACATGTTTGTTTTCCCAGCCATTGAAGTGGCTAGATACCATAGAG ATGCTGGCCACCCAGTCTACTTTTATGAATTTCAACATCGGCCAAGCTCAGCCACGGGTGTCGTACCAGAGTTTGTAAAAGCAGATCATGGAGATGAGATTGCCTTTGTCTTTGGAAAGCCGTTCTTAGCTG GGAATgctacagaagaagaaaataaacttagCAGAGCTGTTATGAAATACTGGACTAACTTTGCTAGAAACGG aaatCCCAATGGGGAAGGCTTGGTCCATTGGCCTCAGTATGATCTGGATGAAAGATACCTGGAAATAGACCTCATCCAAAAGGcagcaaagaaactgaaagaagacaaaatggAGTTTTGGGTACAGCTCACAGAACAAATGAGGAGTGAAAGAAGGAGAGAACACACAGATTTGTGA
- the LOC769704 gene encoding fatty acyl-CoA hydrolase precursor, medium chain isoform X3, with protein sequence MATEKNTLLSLILTAGITALVATGQKAEQPEVVTKYGTARGYQFKVDAAERSVNVFLGLPFAKAPVGPLRFSEPQPPEPWKGVRDATSYPPMCLQDKVLGQFESDYVTNRKEKIILQMSEDCLYLNIYTPVSTEKQEKLPVFVWIHGGGLAFGSASPYDGSALAAFDNVVVVTIQYRLGIAGYFSTGDKYARGNWGYLDQVAALQWIQENIIHFGGDPGSVTICGESAGGISVSALRIAAASGCEKSSSAALVECLREKTEEEMEQITLKMDMTTLKLCYTSPEKCEQPSMFISSTVDGVFFPKSPRELLSEKAINAVPYIIGVNNCEFGWVIPEMMKVPDFTEGLDKEVARQVLQSSFVLSFKSVPSDIVDLVFNEYIGKAESRAQVRDGLLDAIGDHMFVFPAIEVARYHRDAGHPVYFYEFQHRPSSATGVVPEFVKADHGDEIAFVFGKPFLAGNATEEENKLSRAVMKYWTNFARNGNPNGEGLVHWPQYDLDERYLEIDLIQKAAKKLKEDKMEFWVQLTEQMRSERRREHTDL encoded by the exons ATGGCAACTGAAAAGAACACGCTGCTGTCCTTGATTCTCACCGCCGGGATCACGGCTCTCGTAGCGACTG ggcaaaaagcagagcaacCAGAAGTGGTGACCAAATACGGGACTGCCCGAGGATACCAATTCAAAGTAGATGCGGCTGAGAGGAGTGTAAATGTCTTTCTGGGACTTCCTTTTGCTAAGGCTCCTGTTGGACCACTGAGGTTTTCTGAACCCCAGCCACCTGAGCCATGGAAAGGTGTCAGAGATGCCACTTCCTACCCACCAAT GTGTCTACAGGACAAAGTATTAGGACAGTTTGAATCAGATTATGTTAccaatagaaaagaaaaaattattctccagATGTCTGAAGATTGCTTATACCTGAATATTTACACACCTGTTTctacagaaaaacaggagaagCTGCCT gtCTTTGTGTGGATCCATGGAGGTGGATTAGCTTTTGGATCAGCATCACCCTACGATGGTTCAGCATTAGCAGCCTTTGACAACGTGGTTGTTGTGACAATTCAATACAGATTGGGTATTGCTGGATACTTTAG CACTGGTGATAAGTATGCTCGTGGTAACTGGGGGTATTTGGACCAAGTGGCAGCTCTTCAGTGGATTCAGGAAAATATCATACACTTTGGAGGAGACCCAGGATCTGTCACCATCTGTGGAGAATCTGCAGGGGGAATCAGTGTATCTGCTCTG AGAATTGCTGCTGCATCTGGCTGTGAAAAGTCCAGTTCCGCTGCTCTGGTTGAGTGcttgagagaaaaaacagaggaagagatgGAACAGATAACTCTAAAAATG GATATGACAACTCTGAAACTATGCTATACGTCGCCTGAGAAATGTGAACAG CCTTCCATGTTCATCAGTTCAACTGTGGATGGTGTATTTTTTCCAAAGAGCCCCAGGGAATTGCTGTCTGAAAAAGCAATCAATGCAGTCCCATATATAATAGGAGTGAATAACTGTGAATTTGGATGGGTAATTCCTGAA ATGATGAAAGTTCCTGATTTTACAGAAGGTCTGGACAAAGAAGTTGCACGTCAAGTATTACAGAGCTCATTTGTATTATCATTTAAG agtGTTCCATCTGACATTGTAGATCTCGTATTCAATGAATACATAGGCAAAGCAGAGAGCCGTGCTCAGGTGCGAGATGGCCTTCTTGATGCAATAGGGGATCACATGTTTGTTTTCCCAGCCATTGAAGTGGCTAGATACCATAGAG ATGCTGGCCACCCAGTCTACTTTTATGAATTTCAACATCGGCCAAGCTCAGCCACGGGTGTCGTACCAGAGTTTGTAAAAGCAGATCATGGAGATGAGATTGCCTTTGTCTTTGGAAAGCCGTTCTTAGCTG GGAATgctacagaagaagaaaataaacttagCAGAGCTGTTATGAAATACTGGACTAACTTTGCTAGAAACGG aaatCCCAATGGGGAAGGCTTGGTCCATTGGCCTCAGTATGATCTGGATGAAAGATACCTGGAAATAGACCTCATCCAAAAGGcagcaaagaaactgaaagaagacaaaatggAGTTTTGGGTACAGCTCACAGAACAAATGAGGAGTGAAAGAAGGAGAGAACACACAGATTTGTGA
- the CES1L2 gene encoding fatty acyl-CoA hydrolase precursor, medium chain: MATEKNTLLSLILTAGITALVATGQKAEQPEVVTKYGTARGYQFKVDAAERSVNVFLGLPFAKAPVGPLRFSEPQPPEPWKGVRDATSYPPMCLQDKVLGQFVSDAITNRKEKVRLQMSEDCLYLNIYTPVSTEKQEKLPVFVWIHGGGLVLGAASSYDGSALAAFDNVVVVTIQYRLGIAGYFSTGDKYARGNWGYLDQVAALQWIQENIIHFGGDPGSVTICGESAGGISVSALVLSPLAKGLFHKAISESGTAIRALFTDKPEEEAQRIAAASGCEKSSSAALVECLREKTEEEMEQITLKMPPMFISSAVDGVFFPRSPRQLLSEKAINAVPYIIGVTNCEFGWGLPNMMKFPDFTHGLDKEVSYQVLKNFIELSFESFTSDTVDLIFNEYIGKAESRAQVRDGLLDALGDHFFVFSAVEVARYHRDAGHPVYFYEFQHRPSSATGVVPEFVKADHGSEIAFVFGKPFLAGNVTEEENKLSRAVMKYWTNFARNGNPNGEGLVHWPQYDLDERYLEIDLIQKAAKKLKEDKMEFWVQLTEQMRSERRRERTDL, from the exons ATGGCAACTGAAAAGAACACGCTGCTGTCCTTGATTCTCACCGCCGGGATCACGGCTCTCGTAGCGACTG ggcaaaaagcagagcaacCAGAAGTGGTGACCAAATACGGGACTGCCCGAGGATACCAATTCAAAGTAGATGCGGCTGAGAGGAGTGTAAATGTCTTTCTGGGACTTCCTTTTGCTAAGGCTCCTGTTGGACCACTGAGGTTTTCTGAACCCCAGCCACCTGAGCCATGGAAAGGTGTCAGAGATGCCACTTCCTACCCACCAAT GTGTCTACAGGACAAAGTATTAGGACAGTTTGTGTCAGATGCTATTAccaatagaaaagaaaaagttcgTCTCCAGATGTCTGAAGATTGCTTATACCTGAATATTTACACACCTGTTTctacagaaaaacaggagaagCTGCCT gtCTTTGTGTGGATCCATGGAGGTGGATTAGTTCTAGGAGCAGCATCATCCTACGATGGTTCAGCATTAGCAGCCTTTGACAACGTGGTTGTTGTGACAATTCAATACAGATTGGGTATTGCTGGATACTTTAG CACTGGTGATAAGTATGCTCGTGGTAACTGGGGGTATTTGGACCAAGTGGCAGCTCTTCAGTGGATTCAGGAAAATATCATACACTTTGGAGGAGACCCAGGATCTGTCACCATCTGTGGAGAATCTGCAGGGGGAATCAGTGTATCTGCTCTG gtctTATCTCCACTGGCAAAAGGCTTGTTCCATAAGGCCATTTCAGAGAGTGGTACTGCAATCAGGGCTTTATTCACTGATAAGCCTGAGGAAGAAGCACAA AGAATTGCTGCTGCATCTGGCTGTGAAAAGTCCAGTTCCGCTGCTCTGGTTGAGTGcttgagagaaaaaacagaggaagagatgGAACAGATAACTCTAAAAATG CCTCCCATGTTCATCAGTTCAGCTGTGGATGGTGTATTTTTTCCAAGGAGTCCCAGGCAATTACTGTCTGAAAAAGCAATCAATGCAGTCCCATATATAATAGGAGTAACTAACTGTGAATTTGGATGGGGACTTCCTAAT ATGATGAAATTTCCTGATTTTACACATGGTCTGGACAAAGAAGTTTCCTATCAAGTGTTAAAAAACTTCATAGAATTATCATTCGAG AGTTTTACTTCTGATACTGTTGATCTCATATTCAATGAATACATAGGGAAAGCAGAGAGCCGTGCTCAGGTGCGAGATGGCCTTCTTGATGCATTAGGAGATCACTTCTTTGTATTCTCAGCGGTTGAAGTGGCTAGATACCATAGAG ATGCTGGCCACCCAGTCTACTTTTATGAATTTCAACATCGGCCAAGCTCAGCCACGGGTGTCGTACCAGAGTTTGTAAAAGCAGATCATGGAAGTGAGATTGCCTTTGTCTTTGGAAAGCCGTTCTTAGCTG GGAATgttacagaagaagaaaataaacttagCAGAGCTGTTATGAAATACTGGACTAACTTTGCTAGAAACGG aaatCCCAATGGGGAAGGCTTGGTCCATTGGCCTCAGTATGATCTGGATGAAAGATACCTGGAAATAGACCTCATCCAAAAGGcagcaaagaaactgaaagaagacaaaatggAGTTTTGGGTACAGCTCACAGAACAAATGAGGAGTGAAAGGAGGAGAGAACGCACAGATTTGTGA
- the LOC769704 gene encoding fatty acyl-CoA hydrolase precursor, medium chain isoform X2, protein MATEKNTLLSLILTAGITALVATGQKAEQPEVVTKYGTARGYQFKVDAAERSVNVFLGLPFAKAPVGPLRFSEPQPPEPWKGVRDATSYPPMCLQDKVLGQFESDYVTNRKEKIILQMSEDCLYLNIYTPVSTEKQEKLPVFVWIHGGGLAFGSASPYDGSALAAFDNVVVVTIQYRLGIAGYFSTGDKYARGNWGYLDQVAALQWIQENIIHFGGDPGSVTICGESAGGISVSALVLSPLAKGLFHKAISESGTAIRTLFTDKPEEEAQRIAAASGCEKSSSAALVECLREKTEEEMEQITLKMPSMFISSTVDGVFFPKSPRELLSEKAINAVPYIIGVNNCEFGWVIPEMMKVPDFTEGLDKEVARQVLQSSFVLSFKSVPSDIVDLVFNEYIGKAESRAQVRDGLLDAIGDHMFVFPAIEVARYHRDAGHPVYFYEFQHRPSSATGVVPEFVKADHGDEIAFVFGKPFLAGNATEEENKLSRAVMKYWTNFARNGNPNGEGLVHWPQYDLDERYLEIDLIQKAAKKLKEDKMEFWVQLTEQMRSERRREHTDL, encoded by the exons ATGGCAACTGAAAAGAACACGCTGCTGTCCTTGATTCTCACCGCCGGGATCACGGCTCTCGTAGCGACTG ggcaaaaagcagagcaacCAGAAGTGGTGACCAAATACGGGACTGCCCGAGGATACCAATTCAAAGTAGATGCGGCTGAGAGGAGTGTAAATGTCTTTCTGGGACTTCCTTTTGCTAAGGCTCCTGTTGGACCACTGAGGTTTTCTGAACCCCAGCCACCTGAGCCATGGAAAGGTGTCAGAGATGCCACTTCCTACCCACCAAT GTGTCTACAGGACAAAGTATTAGGACAGTTTGAATCAGATTATGTTAccaatagaaaagaaaaaattattctccagATGTCTGAAGATTGCTTATACCTGAATATTTACACACCTGTTTctacagaaaaacaggagaagCTGCCT gtCTTTGTGTGGATCCATGGAGGTGGATTAGCTTTTGGATCAGCATCACCCTACGATGGTTCAGCATTAGCAGCCTTTGACAACGTGGTTGTTGTGACAATTCAATACAGATTGGGTATTGCTGGATACTTTAG CACTGGTGATAAGTATGCTCGTGGTAACTGGGGGTATTTGGACCAAGTGGCAGCTCTTCAGTGGATTCAGGAAAATATCATACACTTTGGAGGAGACCCAGGATCTGTCACCATCTGTGGAGAATCTGCAGGGGGAATCAGTGTATCTGCTCTG gtcttATCTCCACTGGCAAAAGGCTTGTTCCATAAGGCCATTTCAGAGAGTGGTACTGCAATCAGGACTTTATTCACTGATAAGCCTGAGGAAGAAGCACAG AGAATTGCTGCTGCATCTGGCTGTGAAAAGTCCAGTTCCGCTGCTCTGGTTGAGTGcttgagagaaaaaacagaggaagagatgGAACAGATAACTCTAAAAATG CCTTCCATGTTCATCAGTTCAACTGTGGATGGTGTATTTTTTCCAAAGAGCCCCAGGGAATTGCTGTCTGAAAAAGCAATCAATGCAGTCCCATATATAATAGGAGTGAATAACTGTGAATTTGGATGGGTAATTCCTGAA ATGATGAAAGTTCCTGATTTTACAGAAGGTCTGGACAAAGAAGTTGCACGTCAAGTATTACAGAGCTCATTTGTATTATCATTTAAG agtGTTCCATCTGACATTGTAGATCTCGTATTCAATGAATACATAGGCAAAGCAGAGAGCCGTGCTCAGGTGCGAGATGGCCTTCTTGATGCAATAGGGGATCACATGTTTGTTTTCCCAGCCATTGAAGTGGCTAGATACCATAGAG ATGCTGGCCACCCAGTCTACTTTTATGAATTTCAACATCGGCCAAGCTCAGCCACGGGTGTCGTACCAGAGTTTGTAAAAGCAGATCATGGAGATGAGATTGCCTTTGTCTTTGGAAAGCCGTTCTTAGCTG GGAATgctacagaagaagaaaataaacttagCAGAGCTGTTATGAAATACTGGACTAACTTTGCTAGAAACGG aaatCCCAATGGGGAAGGCTTGGTCCATTGGCCTCAGTATGATCTGGATGAAAGATACCTGGAAATAGACCTCATCCAAAAGGcagcaaagaaactgaaagaagacaaaatggAGTTTTGGGTACAGCTCACAGAACAAATGAGGAGTGAAAGAAGGAGAGAACACACAGATTTGTGA